Proteins encoded together in one Triticum dicoccoides isolate Atlit2015 ecotype Zavitan chromosome 7B, WEW_v2.0, whole genome shotgun sequence window:
- the LOC119338013 gene encoding tyrosine-sulfated glycopeptide receptor 1-like, whose amino-acid sequence MQPLSSSCRSSSSSSRYTTKSSAPFASLLAAALLLCFASPTSSCTEQERGALLGFLGGLVPGGSGGLNVSWVNGTDCCRWDGVLCSGDGTVTDVLVDSKGLKGVVSPSLGDLAGLKRLNLSHNSLEGSLPTELVFSRSIIVLDVSFNRLDGRLQELQSSDTGLPLQVLNISSNLFTGQFPSMTWEAMKNLVALNASNNTFTGQIPSSICTNAPLFDMLDLCFNQFSGNIPPGLGSCSMLKVLKVGHNNLSGALPPELFNATSLEQLSLPNNFLQGVIDGSHIAKLSNLTVLNLGSTGISGKIPDSVGQLTRLEQLYLDNNKMSGELPPALGNCSNLRYITIRNNSFTGELSKVNFTMLDLRTADFSLNNFTGTIPESIYSCTNLVALRLAFNQFQGQFSPSIGNLRSLSFFSITGNSFTNITSALQMLKRCKNLTSLLIGTNFKGETIPQDERIDGFEKLQVLTIDDCPLVGQIPLWISKLEKLEMLDLSLNQLTGPIPSWIDGLGFLFFLDISSNKLTGNIPAALTKMPMLLSAKNAAKLDPKFLELPVFWTPLRQYRMVSAFPNKLCLDNNNFTGVIPPEIGQLKMLDILNLSSNSLTGEIPQEICNLTNLQTLDLSNNQLTGAIPSALNGLHFLSKFDVSNNKLEGEVPSGGQFDSFSNSSYSGNPKLCGPMINNGCNSRPSSASPRRWNKKNITAVGLGVFFGGLAILFLLGRLLMALRRTNSVHQNKGSSNGDIEVSSFTSASDDLCNVMKGSILVMVPQGKGESGKITFHDILKATNNFDQQNIIGCGGNGLVYKAELPNGPKLAIKKLNGEMCLMEREFTAEVDALTVAKHDNLVPLWGYYIQGNSRLLIYSYMENGSLDDWLHNRDNGNTLLDWPTRLEIAQGASRGLSYIHNICKPHIVHRDIKSSNILLDRDFKAYVADFGLARLIRPYDTHVTTELVGTLGYIPPEYGHAWVATLRGDIYSFGVVLLELLTGKRPVEVLSKSKELVQWVREMTSQGKHTEVLDPALREQGHEEQMLKVLEIACKCINHNPCQRPSIQEVVSCLENADVNLQVEM is encoded by the coding sequence ATGCAGCCGCTCAGCTCATCATgccgtagcagcagcagcagcagtagatacACCACCAAATCATCCGCGCCATTCGCCAGCCTTCTCGCTGCCGCCCTTCTGCTCTGCTTCGCATCCCCGACCAGCTCCTGCACGGAGCAGGAGAGGGGCGCCCTCCTCGGCTTCCTGGGTGGGCTCGTGCCGGGTGGCAGCGGCGGTCTCAACGTGTCGTGGGTGAACGGCACGGACTGCTGCCGATGGGATGGCGTCCTCTGCAGCGGCGACGGCACGGTCACGGACGTCTTGGTGGATTCCAAAGGTCTCAAAGGGGTCGTCTCGCCATCCCTCGGCGATCTTGCTGGCCTGAAGCGCCTCAACCTGTCCCATAATTCGCTTGAAGGCAGTCTACCGACGGAATTGGTGTTCTCCAGAAGCATTATTGTCCTCGACGTCAGCTTCAACCGCCTGGATGGTCGTCTGCAGGAGCTGCAATCCTCAGATACTGGCCTTCCTCTCCAGGTGCTGAATATCTCAAGCAATTTGTTTACAGGACAGTTTCCATCCATGACATGGGAGGCCATGAAGAATCTGGTTGCTCTTAATGCGAGCAACAACACCTTCACAGGACAAATACCATCTTCTATCTGCACCAACGCCCCCTTATTTGACATGCTTGACCTTTGTTTCAACCAATTCAGTGGCAACATTCCCCCAGGGCTTGGCAGTTGCTCCATGCTGAAAGTGCTCAAGGTTGGACACAACAACCTCAGCGGAGCTCTGCCGCCGGAACTCTTCAATGCTACCTCACTGGAGCAGCTCTCCTTACCCAACAATTTCTTGCAAGGAGTTATTGATGGCTCCCACATAGCAAAACTAAGCAATCTGACTGTCCTTAATCTTGGATCGACTGGCATCAGTGGCAAGATTCCGGATTCTGTCGGCCAGTTAACAAGATTGGAGCAACTCTACTTGGACAACAACAAGATGTCTGGTGAGCTGCCACCGGCCCTAGGTAACTGCTCAAATCTCAGATACATTACCATCAGAAACAACAGTTTTACCGGGGAACTTAGCAAAGTCAACTTCACCATGTTGGATCTGAGGACAGCTGATTTTTCATTGAACAACTTCACTGGTACAATTCCTGAAAGTATCTACTCATGCACCAACCTAGTTGCGTTACGGCTGGCTTTCAATCAATTTCAAGGCCAGTTCTCACCAAGCATTGGAAATCTCAGGTCCCTCTCTTTCTTTTCAATCACTGGCAACTCTTTTACAAATATCACAAGTGCACTTCAGATGCTCAAGAGATGCAAGAACCTCACCTCCCTGCTTATTGGAACCAACTTCAAGGGTGAAACCATACCACAGGATGAAAGAATTGATGGTTTTGAGAAGCTTCAGGTACTCACCATAGATGATTGCCCATTGGTTGGGCAAATCCCGCTTTGGATATCAAAGCTTGAAAAATTGGAGATGCTAGACCTATCATTGAATCAACTCACTGGACCGATACCATCCTGGATTGATGGGCTGGGCTTCCTGTTCTTTCTAGATATATCAAGCAACAAACTTACAGGGAATATACCAGCTGCACTGACAAAGATGCCGATGTTACTATCAGCGAAAAATGCTGCTAAGTTGGACCCAAAGTTCCTTGAGTTGCCTGTATTTTGGACACCATTACGTCAGTACCGGATGGTCAGTGCTTTTCCCAACAAACTGTGTCTGGACAACAATAATTTCACTGGTGTAATTCCCCCTGAGATTGGTCAGCTAAAAATGCTTGACATTCTTAATTTAAGCTCCAACAGCTTAACTGGTGAAATACCACAAGAAATCTGCAACCTCACAAACCTGCAAACGCTTGACTTGTCAAACAACCAGCTCACAGGTGCAATACCATCTGCCCTGAATGGTCTGCATTTCCTTTCCAAATTTGATGTTTCTAACAACAAGCTAGAAGGGGAGGTTCCAAGTGGAGGACAGTTTGATTCTTTTTCAAATTCTAGCTACAGTGGGAATCCAAAGTTATGTGGCCCTATGATCAACAACGGCTGCAACTCAAGACCATCTTCAGCGTCCCCGAGACGCTGGAACAAGAAGAACATTACTGCCGTTGGATTAGGTGTGTTCTTTGGAGGGCTTGCCATTCTGTTCTTGCTGGGACGTCTGCTTATGGCCCTCAGAAGAACAAACTCTGTCCACCAAAACAAGGGTAGCAGCAATGGCGACATAGAGGTAAGTTCATTCACCTCTGCGTCAGATGACTTGTGCAATGTGATGAAAGGAAGCATTTTGGTGATGGTACCTCAAGGCAAGGGAGAATCAGGCAAAATCACCTTCCATGATATCTTAAAGGCCACAAACAACTTCGACCAGCAGAACATCATCGGGTGTGGAGGTAATGGTCTAGTTTACAAGGCAGAGCTGCCCAATGGACCCAAGCTTGCCATCAAGAAGCTCAACGGCGAAATGTGCCTGATGGAAAGGGAATTCACTGCAGAGGTTGACGCACTCACCGTGGCGAAACATGACAATCTCGTGCCTCTATGGGGTTACTACATCCAGGGAAACTCAAGGCTCCTCATATATTCTTACATGGAGAATGGCAGCCTTGATGATTGGCTTCACAACAGGGACAATGGCAACACATTGCTTGACTGGCCAACAAGGCTAGAGATTGCACAAGGAGCAAGCCGGGGCCTTTCCTACATCCACAATATCTGCAAGCCACACATTGTACATCGTGATATCAAGTCCAGCAACATCCTCCTTGACAGAGATTTCAAAGCTTATGTTGCAGATTTCGGGCTTGCCAGATTGATCCGTCCCTATGATACACATGTCACAACTGAGCTGGTCGGCACTCTGGGTTATATTCCTCCCGAGTATGGGCACGCATGGGTGGCCACACTGAGGGGAGACATATACAGTTTTGGAGTGGTGTTGCTTGAGCTGCTCACAGGGAAAAGGCCCGTCGAGGTCCTGTCCAAGTCGAAGGAACTTGTCCAGTGGGTACGGGAGATGACGTCCCAGGGAAAGCATACTGAAGTCTTGGATCCAGCGCTGAGAGAACAAGGGCATGAAGAGCAAATGCTGAAAGTGCTTGAAATTGCTTGCAAGTGTATAAACCATAATCCTTGCCAGAGGCCAAGCATCCAAGAGGTAGTATCCTGCCTGGAAAATGCAGATGTGAACCTGCAGGTGGAAATGTAG